Proteins found in one Candidatus Dependentiae bacterium genomic segment:
- the rpmA gene encoding 50S ribosomal protein L27, with product MATSKTGGSTQNGRDSHSKRLGVKLFDGQVVTGGEIIVRQRGTRIHPGKFVGLGNDHTLFAKAVGKIKFHFGPKGRRYVSVVQS from the coding sequence ATGGCAACGAGTAAAACCGGTGGTAGTACGCAGAATGGACGAGATAGTCATAGTAAGCGACTTGGCGTAAAGTTATTTGATGGGCAAGTGGTTACCGGTGGCGAAATTATTGTTCGTCAACGAGGAACCCGTATTCATCCTGGCAAATTTGTTGGTTTGGGTAACGATCATACTCTTTTTGCCAAAGCTGTTGGCAAAATTAAGTTTCACTTCGGACCAAAAGGGCGTAGATACGTTTCTGTTGTTCAGTCGTAA
- the smpB gene encoding SsrA-binding protein SmpB codes for MKVIAQNKKAYFDYEISEKIEAGLVLTGDEVKSMREGKASLIGAFAVILGGELYLVNCRITPYSKAFLKDDGESTRRRKLLLHRREVARLVGDISRKGITVLPLLLYFNARNMVKVELGLGKHKKAAGKKEAIKERDIKRETSRALKYKD; via the coding sequence ATGAAAGTAATTGCACAGAATAAAAAAGCATATTTTGACTACGAAATTTCTGAAAAAATTGAAGCAGGACTCGTATTGACTGGCGATGAAGTTAAATCAATGCGCGAGGGTAAGGCTTCTTTAATTGGTGCTTTTGCGGTAATTCTTGGCGGCGAGTTATATTTAGTAAATTGTCGAATTACTCCTTACTCAAAAGCATTTCTCAAAGATGATGGCGAATCAACCCGACGTCGCAAACTTCTCTTGCATAGAAGAGAAGTTGCAAGATTAGTAGGTGATATTTCTCGCAAAGGTATAACGGTTCTTCCCCTATTGCTCTATTTTAATGCACGCAATATGGTTAAAGTTGAGCTTGGCCTTGGTAAACATAAAAAAGCTGCCGGCAAAAAAGAGGCTATCAAAGAGCGCGACATTAAACGAGAAACATCACGCGCCTTGAAATATAAAGACTGA
- a CDS encoding ankyrin repeat domain-containing protein — MNRKLFVISLIVNVTFSSFLFGMQENSEMLRLTDDCAFDCYFGYKEKIAQAVHDDPNVVHAVDYRGKTLLAIAARAGHVDIVDFLLKREADINAVDNDGCSVLMYAAANPQGLATVKCLIDKGADLTIKHPKKQKMVHEIAVSKVTQTTSPGLIAIAQVLEQVYKKQHEPE; from the coding sequence ATGAACAGAAAGCTTTTTGTTATAAGTTTGATAGTTAATGTAACTTTTTCTTCCTTTCTCTTTGGTATGCAAGAAAATTCAGAAATGTTGAGACTCACTGATGATTGTGCTTTTGATTGTTATTTCGGCTATAAAGAGAAGATTGCTCAGGCAGTTCATGACGATCCAAACGTGGTACATGCTGTTGATTATCGTGGCAAAACATTGCTTGCCATAGCTGCTCGAGCGGGTCATGTTGATATTGTTGATTTTTTATTGAAACGTGAGGCTGATATCAACGCGGTTGATAATGATGGGTGTTCTGTCCTTATGTATGCTGCTGCCAATCCCCAGGGGCTTGCTACGGTTAAGTGTTTAATAGACAAAGGAGCTGATCTTACTATTAAGCACCCGAAAAAACAAAAAATGGTACACGAAATTGCAGTGAGTAAGGTTACGCAGACAACGTCTCCAGGATTGATAGCAATTGCTCAGGTGTTGGAACAGGTCTACAAAAAACAGCATGAGCCCGAGTAA
- the rho gene encoding transcription termination factor Rho has product MNEKNSKTQEPMSELEGRNMQDNDIKVQAPTAEQTSQEQTTPELVKVQPKAHGTRSQSPRTRTPKAPEIKLELAQPEQAQPAQDTPPAVAKKITPHQEKIKQSPELHTETRQPEARQYRDPRSQEPKQQDSRLHQEPRHQEPRLQESRSHEPRQHQEPRYQEQRQDSRSQEHNRPHEGNRQHHNENRQQQQQPQQPEQRRSNLLELSLNDLNLYARRLGIIGSSYMSKDELIKRIVFAEAHPDLEIEVTGVLEKLPDGFGFLRSAICDYLSGPDDTYVSPSQIRRFNLRTGDNVIGVIRKPKDGEKYFALLKISKVNGEDPALLQERPHFDRLSPLHPNKKFNLEYNPAVISTRVMDIFTPIGKGQRGLIVAPPKVGKTVLLKELAQALIANHPETHLIILLVDERPEEVADMKRTVRGSSAEVISSTFDESAERHVQVAEIVLEKAKRYVESGKDVAIILDSLTRLARAYNTTAPSSGKILTGGIDANALQRPKRFFGAARNTEEGGSLTIIASALVETGSRMDEVIYEEFKGTGNMEMHMSRKLSNRRIYPAFDLLVSGTRRDDLLHSEAELNKVWVLQKFFAAMNTNEGMEFLIDKMKKHKSNEEFLEALNKNKGLAQ; this is encoded by the coding sequence ATGAATGAGAAAAATTCAAAAACTCAGGAACCCATGTCAGAATTAGAAGGTCGCAATATGCAAGATAATGATATAAAAGTTCAAGCACCAACTGCTGAACAAACATCGCAAGAGCAAACAACACCAGAACTTGTGAAAGTGCAACCCAAAGCACATGGTACACGCTCTCAAAGTCCTCGAACTCGTACCCCTAAGGCTCCAGAAATCAAACTAGAATTAGCTCAGCCCGAGCAAGCTCAACCAGCACAAGATACCCCACCGGCTGTTGCTAAAAAAATTACCCCACATCAAGAAAAAATTAAGCAATCACCTGAATTACATACAGAAACCAGACAGCCAGAAGCTCGTCAATACCGTGATCCTAGATCTCAAGAACCAAAACAACAAGATTCACGACTACATCAAGAACCTCGTCATCAAGAGCCTAGATTACAAGAATCACGATCACACGAACCGAGACAACATCAGGAGCCTCGGTACCAAGAACAACGCCAAGATTCTAGGTCACAAGAACATAACCGACCACATGAAGGCAATAGGCAGCACCATAATGAAAATCGTCAACAACAACAGCAGCCACAGCAACCAGAACAACGTCGCTCAAATTTACTTGAATTGTCTCTTAACGATTTAAATTTGTATGCACGTAGATTGGGTATTATTGGTTCAAGTTATATGTCTAAAGACGAGCTTATTAAAAGAATCGTTTTTGCTGAGGCGCATCCTGACCTTGAAATTGAAGTGACAGGTGTTTTAGAGAAGCTGCCCGATGGTTTTGGTTTTCTACGCTCAGCAATTTGTGATTATCTTTCTGGTCCAGATGATACGTATGTTTCACCATCACAAATACGACGTTTCAATTTACGCACCGGAGATAACGTTATTGGTGTGATTCGTAAGCCAAAGGATGGCGAAAAATATTTTGCTTTATTGAAAATTTCTAAAGTTAATGGTGAAGATCCAGCTCTCTTGCAAGAGCGTCCACATTTTGATCGCTTATCGCCATTGCACCCTAACAAAAAGTTTAATTTAGAATATAATCCAGCCGTCATTTCTACACGAGTTATGGATATTTTTACCCCAATCGGTAAGGGACAACGAGGCCTAATCGTTGCGCCGCCTAAAGTGGGCAAAACGGTACTTCTCAAGGAACTAGCGCAAGCATTGATTGCTAATCATCCAGAAACCCACTTGATCATTCTTTTGGTTGATGAGCGTCCTGAAGAAGTTGCAGATATGAAGCGTACCGTGCGTGGATCATCGGCGGAAGTTATTAGTTCTACCTTTGATGAATCAGCTGAGCGTCACGTACAAGTAGCAGAAATTGTACTTGAAAAAGCAAAGCGTTATGTTGAATCAGGCAAAGATGTTGCTATAATTTTGGATTCTCTCACTCGTTTAGCTCGTGCGTATAACACCACGGCACCATCATCAGGTAAAATTTTAACTGGTGGTATTGATGCTAATGCGTTGCAACGTCCAAAAAGATTCTTTGGTGCGGCAAGAAATACTGAAGAGGGTGGTTCATTAACCATTATCGCATCTGCGTTGGTTGAAACCGGTTCTCGTATGGATGAAGTGATTTACGAAGAATTTAAAGGTACGGGTAATATGGAAATGCATATGTCTCGTAAGCTTTCCAACCGTCGTATTTACCCTGCGTTTGATTTGCTTGTTTCAGGTACTCGTCGCGATGACTTGTTGCACTCAGAGGCAGAATTGAATAAAGTATGGGTATTACAAAAGTTCTTTGCTGCTATGAACACCAACGAAGGTATGGAGTTCCTCATTGATAAGATGAAGAAGCATAAATCTAACGAAGAGTTCTTGGAAGCTTTAAATAAGAATAAAGGGCTGGCACAGTAA
- the secF gene encoding protein translocase subunit SecF produces the protein MIDFLKYRVACAVYSVVLIATFAGTYIYKAHTRGGQAFTYSIDFTGGTQVRLKFDKPVSSNNLKEIVEKSGWQGAVIRDFSSQEVLVRVKEFSNDSKGLGQRIVQAIQAGMPDNNVELQESESVGAGVGATLRYKSMRAVIIGLIAMLLYIAIRFWSFAFAAGAVVALAHDAIVIVAVFLFLDKEISINLIGAILAVLGYSINDTIVIFARIRENFKKMPGKSTYEVVNTSINQTLRRTLLTSFATALTAGSMCLLGGEVLRDFSLALLIGIVFGTYSSIYIASPVMMLLYKEPKK, from the coding sequence ATGATCGATTTTCTTAAGTATCGTGTAGCGTGTGCCGTTTATTCAGTAGTGTTGATTGCAACTTTTGCGGGAACATATATCTATAAAGCACATACGCGTGGTGGGCAAGCATTTACCTACAGCATTGATTTCACCGGTGGTACTCAAGTAAGGCTTAAATTTGATAAGCCAGTCAGTTCTAATAATCTTAAAGAAATTGTCGAAAAGTCTGGATGGCAGGGAGCGGTTATTCGCGACTTTTCATCACAAGAAGTTTTAGTACGTGTTAAAGAATTTTCTAATGATTCCAAGGGCCTAGGCCAACGTATTGTACAAGCAATACAAGCTGGTATGCCAGATAACAACGTTGAATTGCAAGAGAGTGAAAGCGTAGGCGCTGGCGTTGGGGCAACCTTGCGTTATAAATCAATGCGAGCAGTTATCATAGGCCTCATTGCGATGTTGTTATACATAGCAATTCGTTTTTGGTCATTTGCTTTTGCTGCAGGAGCTGTGGTTGCTTTGGCGCATGATGCTATAGTAATTGTAGCAGTCTTTTTATTCCTTGATAAAGAAATCTCCATCAATTTGATTGGCGCAATTTTAGCGGTACTTGGTTATTCGATTAATGATACGATTGTTATTTTTGCCAGAATTCGAGAAAATTTTAAAAAAATGCCTGGCAAATCAACGTATGAAGTGGTCAATACTAGTATTAATCAAACATTGCGACGCACTCTTTTAACCAGTTTTGCTACCGCATTAACCGCTGGTTCAATGTGTTTGCTTGGTGGCGAAGTGCTCAGAGATTTCTCTTTAGCATTGTTAATCGGTATTGTATTTGGTACTTATTCTTCCATTTATATTGCAAGCCCTGTCATGATGTTGCTTTATAAAGAACCAAAAAAATAA
- the tsaD gene encoding tRNA (adenosine(37)-N6)-threonylcarbamoyltransferase complex transferase subunit TsaD — MALRILGIETSCDETGAAIYEEGKGIIANALFSQIELHQKWGGVVPEIASRSQLEKINPIVNAALEQAQIKITDIDAIAVTNRPGLAGSLLVGVCFAKAVAWAIDKPIIGVNHLEGHAFSACIENEIPFPFLCITASGGHTSLYLVHDFGNYTILGQTVDDAAGEAFDKIAKLMNLPYPGGPVIEKLAAAANFEDYYHYPRNSNPTLDFSFSGLKTAVLYDLVKKNAYDMSSKKFLAVDDLDLQQKVSSSLLVCVASIFKQKLERALKEHPEVKAIAFVGGVACNKYIRNELKELSARHALPFFVPSPQYCTDNGAMIAFVGYYKAKRHEFSNLDMDILK; from the coding sequence ATGGCACTCCGTATACTTGGTATAGAAACATCATGCGATGAGACCGGCGCCGCAATCTACGAAGAAGGCAAAGGCATTATTGCAAATGCCCTTTTTTCTCAAATTGAGTTGCACCAAAAATGGGGTGGCGTTGTACCAGAAATTGCTTCCCGATCTCAACTTGAAAAAATTAACCCTATCGTGAACGCAGCGCTTGAACAAGCACAAATAAAAATAACTGATATCGATGCTATAGCGGTTACCAATCGCCCAGGCCTAGCTGGCTCACTATTAGTAGGCGTATGCTTTGCCAAAGCTGTTGCATGGGCAATCGATAAACCAATTATTGGCGTAAACCATCTTGAAGGACACGCTTTTTCTGCCTGCATAGAAAACGAAATACCATTTCCGTTCTTATGCATCACCGCCTCGGGTGGGCATACCTCCCTCTACCTTGTTCACGATTTTGGCAATTATACTATTTTAGGTCAAACAGTTGATGATGCAGCAGGCGAAGCGTTTGATAAAATTGCAAAGCTCATGAATTTGCCATATCCAGGTGGACCAGTCATAGAAAAATTAGCAGCGGCTGCAAACTTTGAAGATTACTACCATTACCCACGTAACAGTAATCCAACCTTGGACTTTAGCTTTTCTGGCCTCAAAACTGCCGTGCTTTACGATTTGGTTAAAAAAAACGCTTATGATATGAGTAGTAAAAAATTCTTAGCCGTAGACGATCTAGATTTACAACAAAAAGTCTCGAGCTCTCTGCTTGTCTGCGTTGCCAGTATCTTTAAACAGAAACTTGAGCGTGCGCTCAAAGAACACCCTGAAGTTAAAGCCATTGCCTTTGTGGGTGGCGTTGCTTGCAACAAATACATACGCAATGAACTCAAAGAGCTCTCCGCTCGGCATGCATTGCCATTCTTTGTACCATCACCACAATACTGCACCGATAACGGCGCCATGATTGCATTTGTTGGCTACTATAAAGCTAAGCGTCATGAATTTTCTAATCTTGATATGGATATATTAAAATAA
- a CDS encoding ankyrin repeat domain-containing protein gives MNNRVAKCLLVSSLCAIVCHGMKQPGQLSAEVIRSCINGNVQEVEEFLRKCPQSLEDKDRNGFTPLMLAADVGHRSLAEMLLHRGARREALYETGQGMIKSTYDIIKIRLENAARR, from the coding sequence ATGAATAATAGAGTTGCTAAGTGTCTACTTGTCAGTAGTTTGTGTGCAATTGTTTGCCACGGCATGAAACAACCAGGACAACTGAGTGCTGAGGTTATTCGTTCTTGTATTAATGGCAACGTGCAAGAAGTCGAAGAGTTTCTTAGGAAGTGTCCACAAAGCTTAGAAGATAAAGATCGTAATGGTTTTACGCCGTTGATGTTGGCAGCTGATGTTGGGCATCGGTCACTTGCAGAAATGTTATTGCATCGTGGAGCTCGTAGAGAGGCGCTTTATGAGACTGGGCAGGGAATGATAAAAAGTACGTATGATATAATAAAGATAAGACTCGAGAATGCTGCTCGCAGAC
- a CDS encoding ankyrin repeat domain-containing protein, translating to MNKELFAISFMVTIISCICSYGMQNQLSHDQLALSYIGHKTEDTECRDENKSDDREKESMFLSDEDKFNCWFGHKQALAFALESESSLVYKIDFDGKTLLALAVHAGHECMVDLLLAHKADINAVDHKGNSVLMYAATDYSGLSMVRHLIHKGANLSQLHPQKQKMAHEIVFIKALRRSSIKLAEIAEVLEKSYKAQYEVE from the coding sequence GTGAATAAAGAACTTTTCGCCATAAGTTTTATGGTTACTATCATTTCTTGTATTTGTTCGTATGGCATGCAGAATCAACTTAGTCATGATCAATTAGCTTTGAGCTACATTGGACATAAGACTGAAGATACGGAGTGTCGTGACGAAAATAAGAGTGATGATAGAGAAAAAGAGTCAATGTTTCTGAGTGATGAAGATAAATTTAATTGTTGGTTTGGCCATAAGCAAGCTTTGGCTTTCGCATTAGAGAGCGAATCGTCTTTGGTATATAAGATTGATTTTGATGGGAAGACGTTGCTTGCACTTGCTGTTCATGCGGGACACGAATGTATGGTTGATCTTTTGCTTGCGCATAAGGCTGATATTAATGCTGTTGATCACAAGGGCAATTCTGTTCTTATGTACGCTGCGACAGATTATTCAGGACTTTCCATGGTGCGCCATTTAATACATAAAGGTGCAAATTTGAGTCAGCTTCATCCACAAAAACAAAAAATGGCCCATGAAATTGTATTTATTAAAGCGCTTCGCAGATCATCTATTAAGTTGGCTGAGATTGCTGAGGTATTGGAAAAATCCTACAAAGCTCAATATGAAGTAGAGTAA
- a CDS encoding ankyrin repeat domain-containing protein: MKIPKIITLTLIHTLLISTYIQAMQTNNQTSRSWAPSLIGTLATLGGLALTATTLHLRDKLKQQKDMNTYVIHKMVVLEHEKKELAKLTLCETDEWLVQNDKDNAMLTKILESKICPNFRCRSGKTPLMRAAQANNSRAIKLLLDHKANPSFKYKEQTALAMATDDEVIKTLTAAQAQHSSAAATTIDCCHKGAKSCVHETSTISLHNLLNDIDSDDEKNDEDEAKGPNNRIVTAQTPATSLAAAAAALDPQEIRDMAQFAFSDEAAPLRQQIGQALLPEINRFLMNTESNGSSTTPLLTCAKSNARASKEDEAKND, from the coding sequence ATGAAAATACCAAAAATAATCACACTCACCTTGATACACACGCTTCTCATTTCCACCTATATACAAGCTATGCAGACCAATAATCAAACATCACGATCATGGGCACCGTCTCTCATTGGCACGTTAGCAACCCTAGGTGGCCTTGCACTAACAGCTACCACCTTACATCTAAGAGACAAACTCAAGCAACAGAAGGACATGAACACATACGTCATACATAAAATGGTAGTCCTTGAACATGAAAAAAAGGAATTAGCGAAACTTACCCTTTGCGAAACTGATGAATGGCTCGTTCAAAACGACAAAGATAATGCCATGTTGACAAAAATTCTTGAGAGCAAGATTTGCCCCAATTTTAGATGTCGTTCAGGTAAAACACCTCTCATGCGTGCCGCCCAAGCTAACAATTCTCGCGCAATAAAACTCTTGCTCGACCACAAAGCTAATCCATCATTTAAGTACAAAGAACAAACAGCCCTTGCTATGGCAACAGATGATGAAGTGATAAAGACACTTACAGCAGCACAAGCACAACACAGCTCTGCTGCTGCCACCACAATAGACTGCTGCCACAAAGGTGCAAAATCATGTGTTCATGAAACATCCACAATAAGTCTGCACAACCTTCTCAATGATATTGATAGTGATGACGAAAAAAATGATGAAGATGAAGCAAAAGGCCCTAACAACAGAATAGTTACCGCTCAAACTCCAGCGACATCATTAGCTGCGGCCGCAGCAGCACTCGACCCTCAAGAGATAAGAGATATGGCTCAATTTGCTTTTTCTGATGAGGCAGCACCCTTACGCCAACAAATCGGGCAAGCACTGCTACCTGAAATTAACCGTTTTTTAATGAATACAGAATCAAATGGATCATCCACAACCCCACTGCTTACATGTGCCAAAAGCAATGCTCGTGCAAGTAAAGAAGATGAAGCAAAAAATGATTAA
- a CDS encoding ankyrin repeat domain-containing protein, which yields MFFYIPAEAMQQEASLHDNSDIIYISSTESNSRPAHSAHFHNQLTVRIQPTQISPDTFLEISSKNDDANSPSKNNTLKTMKSTFVPQHFIFTPSLENDKRRIKELPELIKDAQKIFDALQSNNPRIIKKILEEEDQKNINTEYETMKTADAVNPITGDCLLSLAAEYSSPAILMTILSKGPKLNKKNCFGQTALHRAVLCAEDTSIVQLLLRAGAAPDIQDNNNNTALNIAHHYAEGVTKHQICSQQHFVLTRKILQDHIELQEKIALEIFTHISIADRDANNTITKLIMEYRS from the coding sequence ATGTTTTTTTACATACCAGCAGAAGCTATGCAGCAAGAGGCCAGCCTACATGATAACTCTGACATTATCTACATCAGCAGCACAGAATCAAATAGCCGACCTGCACATAGTGCCCACTTCCACAATCAACTAACAGTAAGAATACAACCGACACAAATATCACCCGATACATTTTTAGAAATATCAAGCAAGAATGATGATGCTAATTCACCATCAAAAAATAATACATTAAAAACTATGAAATCAACATTCGTGCCACAGCATTTTATATTTACACCATCATTAGAAAACGACAAAAGAAGAATCAAAGAATTGCCAGAATTAATAAAAGATGCACAAAAAATATTTGACGCTCTTCAGAGCAATAACCCACGCATAATAAAAAAAATATTAGAAGAAGAAGACCAAAAAAACATTAATACAGAATACGAGACCATGAAAACTGCTGACGCTGTAAATCCAATCACTGGAGACTGTTTACTGTCGCTAGCAGCAGAATATAGCTCCCCGGCAATATTAATGACAATTCTTTCAAAAGGTCCGAAACTCAATAAAAAGAATTGCTTTGGCCAAACAGCATTACATCGCGCAGTGCTTTGCGCAGAGGACACATCAATAGTGCAGCTGCTATTGCGCGCAGGTGCCGCTCCTGACATTCAAGATAATAATAACAATACAGCGCTGAATATTGCTCATCATTATGCAGAAGGTGTTACAAAACATCAAATCTGCTCACAGCAACATTTTGTACTAACACGAAAAATCTTGCAGGATCATATAGAACTGCAAGAGAAAATCGCTCTAGAAATTTTTACCCACATTTCTATTGCAGACCGTGATGCAAATAACACCATAACAAAATTAATTATGGAATATCGCAGCTAA
- a CDS encoding ankyrin repeat domain-containing protein — MQNMKYFFLSALVSCVIFHTAGAMQTNFVKKTSSQQNPPMILSSFSSPQKTVMNLKIKKYILETPSIPTNDFQQQNSLRNRYTLTNALRHVVESLPTAYTPKEHIEAQSSIIIHAPDSSPAPSAQPCNPHALIDATRNEDDTEFNRLINSSDTTIQDDNGYTALMWAAYNGNAKKLFHLITCGIKMKNSYNFINYKNNQGETALSYAAYAGHAACLEVLLCHKANIATVNKSGTTPLMQACFNNQAETLDFLLKKNVSPATFDNLGKTASAYAQYAQADDCLYLLSRLCKKTTQ; from the coding sequence ATGCAAAACATGAAATACTTTTTTTTATCTGCACTCGTATCATGCGTGATATTTCATACTGCTGGCGCCATGCAGACTAATTTTGTAAAAAAAACATCCTCTCAACAAAATCCACCAATGATTCTCTCATCATTCAGTAGCCCGCAAAAGACTGTCATGAATCTTAAAATTAAAAAATACATTCTTGAAACACCATCTATACCAACAAATGATTTTCAACAGCAAAATTCATTGCGCAATAGATACACCTTAACAAATGCTCTTCGTCATGTAGTAGAATCTCTACCAACAGCATATACCCCTAAAGAGCATATAGAGGCACAATCATCCATAATAATTCATGCCCCTGATAGCTCGCCAGCGCCAAGTGCCCAACCATGTAATCCCCATGCCTTAATCGATGCAACACGAAATGAAGACGACACAGAATTTAATCGATTAATCAATTCATCTGATACTACCATACAAGATGACAATGGTTATACAGCCCTTATGTGGGCTGCTTATAATGGCAATGCAAAGAAACTTTTTCATCTTATTACATGCGGTATCAAAATGAAAAATTCCTACAATTTCATTAACTATAAAAACAATCAAGGAGAAACTGCCCTATCATACGCTGCTTATGCCGGCCACGCAGCATGCCTTGAAGTATTACTTTGCCATAAAGCGAACATTGCAACAGTTAATAAATCTGGCACAACACCACTTATGCAAGCTTGCTTTAATAATCAAGCAGAAACTCTCGATTTTTTGCTCAAAAAAAATGTAAGTCCAGCCACTTTCGACAATCTTGGAAAAACTGCATCTGCTTATGCACAGTATGCACAAGCAGATGACTGCCTTTATTTACTCAGCAGGCTCTGCAAAAAAACAACCCAGTGA